The following coding sequences are from one Onychomys torridus chromosome 16, mOncTor1.1, whole genome shotgun sequence window:
- the Acvrl1 gene encoding serine/threonine-protein kinase receptor R3 isoform X2, with protein MTSEIPRKGLLMLLVALGLTKGGVVKASRDQLVNCTCENPHCKKPTCQGAWCTVVLVREQGRHPQVYRGCGNMNPELCLGRPTEFVNHHCCYRSFCNHNVSLVLDDVDPHLPLILGPVLALLILVALGALGLWRVRRRQEKQRGLHSDLGESSLILKASEQGDSMLGDLLDSDCTTGSGSGLPFLVQRTVARQVALVECVGKGRYGEVWRGSWHGESVAVKIFSSRDEQSWFRETEIYNTVLLRHDNILGFIASDMTSRNSSTQLWLITHFHEHGSLYDFLQRQPLEPQLALRLAVSAACGLAHLHVEIFGTQGKPAIAHRDLKSRNVLVKSDLQCCIADLGLAVMHSQGSDYLDIGNNPRVGTKRYMAPEVLDEQIRTDCFESYKWTDVWAFGLVLWEIARRTIINGIVEDYRPPFYDMVPNDPSFEDMKKVVCTDQQTPTIPNRLAADPVLSGLAQMMRECWYPNPSARLTALRIKKTLQKLSHHPEKPKVTH; from the exons ATGACCTCGGAGATCCCCAGAAAGGGCCTTCTGATGCTGCTGGTGGCCTTGGGCCTAACCAAGG GAGGCGTGGTGAAGGCCTCCAGGGATCAGCTGGTGAACTGCACTTGTGAGAATCCACACTGCAAGAAGCCAACCTGCCAGGGAGCATGGTGTACCGTGGTGCTGGTTCGTGAACAGGGCAGGCACCCCCAGGTCTATCGGGGCTGCGGGAACATGAACCCGGAACTCTGCCTGGGACGCCCCACCGAGTTTGTCAACCATCACTGCTGCTACCGATCCTTCTGCAACCACAATGTGTCCCTGGTGCTGGATG ATGTAGATCCCCATCTGCCTCTGATCTTGGGTCCCGTGCTGGCCTTGTTGATCCTGGTGGCCTTGGGCGCTCTGGGCTTGTGGCGTGTCCGAAGAAGGCAGGAGAAGCAGCGGGGTCTGCACAGTGACCTGGGCGAGTCCAGCCTCATCCTGAAGGCATCCGAACAGGGAGACAGCATGTTGGGG GACTTGCTGGACAGTGACTGCACCACAGGCAGTGGTTCCGGACTCCCCTTCCTGGTGCAGAGGACGGTAGCCCGGCAGGTCGCACTGGTGGAGTGCGTGG GAAAGGGCCGATATGGCGAGGTGTGGCGTGGTTCGTGGCATGGTGAGAGTGTGGCGGTCAAGATTTTCTCCTCACGAGATGAACAGTCCTGGTTCCGGGAGACAGAGATCTACAACACAGTTCTACTTAGGCACGACAACATCCTAG GCTTCATCGCCTCCGACATGACGTCGCGCAACTCCAGCACGCAGCTGTGGCTCATCACCCACTTCCACGAACACGGCTCCCTCTACGACTTTCTGCAGAGGCAGCCGCTGGAGCCCCAGTTGGCCCTGAGGCTAGCTGTGTCCGCGGCCTGCGGCCTGGCACACCTGCATGTAGAGATCTTTGGCACTCAAGGCAAACCAGCCATCGCCCACCGTGACCTCAAGAGCCGCAATGTGCTGGTCAAGAGCGACCTGCAATGTTGCATTGCAGACCTGG GACTGGCTGTGATGCACTCCCAGGGAAGTGATTACCTGGACATTGGCAACAACCCCCGAGTGGGGACCAAGAGGTACATGGCACCCGAGGTGCTGGATGAACAGATCCGAACTGACTGCTTTGAGTCGTACAAGTGGACAGATGTTTGGGCCTTCGGCCTAGTGCTGTGGGAGATCGCCCGGAGGACCATCATCAATG GCATTGTGGAAGATTACAGGCCACCCTTCTATGACATGGTACCTAATGACCCCAGCTTTGAAGATATGAAAAAGGTGGTGTGCACTGACCAGCAGACTCCCACCATTCCTAACCGGCTGGCTGCAGATCCA GTCCTCTCCGGGCTGGCCCAGATGATGCGGGAGTGCTGGTACCCCAACCCCTCTGCTCGCCTCACTGCACTGCGCATCAAGAAGACGTTGCAGAAGCTTAGCCACCATCCAGAGAAACCCAAAGTGACTCACTAG
- the Acvrl1 gene encoding serine/threonine-protein kinase receptor R3 isoform X1 has translation MTSEIPRKGLLMLLVALGLTKGGVVKASRDQLVNCTCENPHCKKPTCQGAWCTVVLVREQGRHPQVYRGCGNMNPELCLGRPTEFVNHHCCYRSFCNHNVSLVLDATQTPSVEPDVDPHLPLILGPVLALLILVALGALGLWRVRRRQEKQRGLHSDLGESSLILKASEQGDSMLGDLLDSDCTTGSGSGLPFLVQRTVARQVALVECVGKGRYGEVWRGSWHGESVAVKIFSSRDEQSWFRETEIYNTVLLRHDNILGFIASDMTSRNSSTQLWLITHFHEHGSLYDFLQRQPLEPQLALRLAVSAACGLAHLHVEIFGTQGKPAIAHRDLKSRNVLVKSDLQCCIADLGLAVMHSQGSDYLDIGNNPRVGTKRYMAPEVLDEQIRTDCFESYKWTDVWAFGLVLWEIARRTIINGIVEDYRPPFYDMVPNDPSFEDMKKVVCTDQQTPTIPNRLAADPVLSGLAQMMRECWYPNPSARLTALRIKKTLQKLSHHPEKPKVTH, from the exons ATGACCTCGGAGATCCCCAGAAAGGGCCTTCTGATGCTGCTGGTGGCCTTGGGCCTAACCAAGG GAGGCGTGGTGAAGGCCTCCAGGGATCAGCTGGTGAACTGCACTTGTGAGAATCCACACTGCAAGAAGCCAACCTGCCAGGGAGCATGGTGTACCGTGGTGCTGGTTCGTGAACAGGGCAGGCACCCCCAGGTCTATCGGGGCTGCGGGAACATGAACCCGGAACTCTGCCTGGGACGCCCCACCGAGTTTGTCAACCATCACTGCTGCTACCGATCCTTCTGCAACCACAATGTGTCCCTGGTGCTGGATG CCACCCAAACTCCTTCTGTGGAGCCAGATGTAGATCCCCATCTGCCTCTGATCTTGGGTCCCGTGCTGGCCTTGTTGATCCTGGTGGCCTTGGGCGCTCTGGGCTTGTGGCGTGTCCGAAGAAGGCAGGAGAAGCAGCGGGGTCTGCACAGTGACCTGGGCGAGTCCAGCCTCATCCTGAAGGCATCCGAACAGGGAGACAGCATGTTGGGG GACTTGCTGGACAGTGACTGCACCACAGGCAGTGGTTCCGGACTCCCCTTCCTGGTGCAGAGGACGGTAGCCCGGCAGGTCGCACTGGTGGAGTGCGTGG GAAAGGGCCGATATGGCGAGGTGTGGCGTGGTTCGTGGCATGGTGAGAGTGTGGCGGTCAAGATTTTCTCCTCACGAGATGAACAGTCCTGGTTCCGGGAGACAGAGATCTACAACACAGTTCTACTTAGGCACGACAACATCCTAG GCTTCATCGCCTCCGACATGACGTCGCGCAACTCCAGCACGCAGCTGTGGCTCATCACCCACTTCCACGAACACGGCTCCCTCTACGACTTTCTGCAGAGGCAGCCGCTGGAGCCCCAGTTGGCCCTGAGGCTAGCTGTGTCCGCGGCCTGCGGCCTGGCACACCTGCATGTAGAGATCTTTGGCACTCAAGGCAAACCAGCCATCGCCCACCGTGACCTCAAGAGCCGCAATGTGCTGGTCAAGAGCGACCTGCAATGTTGCATTGCAGACCTGG GACTGGCTGTGATGCACTCCCAGGGAAGTGATTACCTGGACATTGGCAACAACCCCCGAGTGGGGACCAAGAGGTACATGGCACCCGAGGTGCTGGATGAACAGATCCGAACTGACTGCTTTGAGTCGTACAAGTGGACAGATGTTTGGGCCTTCGGCCTAGTGCTGTGGGAGATCGCCCGGAGGACCATCATCAATG GCATTGTGGAAGATTACAGGCCACCCTTCTATGACATGGTACCTAATGACCCCAGCTTTGAAGATATGAAAAAGGTGGTGTGCACTGACCAGCAGACTCCCACCATTCCTAACCGGCTGGCTGCAGATCCA GTCCTCTCCGGGCTGGCCCAGATGATGCGGGAGTGCTGGTACCCCAACCCCTCTGCTCGCCTCACTGCACTGCGCATCAAGAAGACGTTGCAGAAGCTTAGCCACCATCCAGAGAAACCCAAAGTGACTCACTAG